A genomic region of Acidobacteriota bacterium contains the following coding sequences:
- a CDS encoding MBL fold metallo-hydrolase produces the protein MRQQPRMFAALAAILIAAGGLAVTNTTAQEFAPGFVDPEPILRAAREAIGTDNVRCVTIAGTVDYGGMVGQQRHHGYEVDWPRMGPWPNYVRTMNWDAGTLTEAFDREPGFAPASWRWGLGWLGGTPIQQETRQHFDVNGMHGWARDGTDGEPVAALPEDAERWQLDMWINPHGFLKAAQKPGANPHATWRWELGEMGRDGVTVRPEKMWIVSITVMDKYRVDATINSENLLQRIHTWVGDPVLGNMNYEHEFTNASYIDVGDGIRFPTGWHHHQGWDDNFQTQSVNAGHNAFNATLADITVNGDDCMAPVEVPSPVRDATFPMTVETDELAEGVWLMGGGSHNSVAVEFDDFIAVVEAPVSEARSLAVIEEVVRLVPDKPIRFLVNTHQHHDSIGGLRTYMHIGATIVTHWQNHEFYTRDVLNYAPRTLLPDMVSLWPPTELAEGYQYEVIRENYWLTDKSGSQRMHISYVHPLRHVEGMLMAYLPDERILIEADIYNPPRPGAPGAREPNADHRSLFRQVERFGFDVETIVPIHGDPVPWSQFESFVGAR, from the coding sequence ATGCGCCAACAGCCCCGGATGTTCGCTGCCCTCGCCGCTATTCTGATAGCCGCAGGCGGCCTTGCCGTGACCAACACCACGGCCCAGGAATTCGCCCCCGGCTTCGTGGACCCCGAACCCATCCTCCGCGCCGCGCGCGAGGCGATCGGAACGGACAACGTCCGTTGCGTGACCATCGCCGGCACGGTCGACTACGGCGGCATGGTGGGTCAGCAGCGGCACCATGGCTACGAAGTGGACTGGCCCCGCATGGGCCCGTGGCCAAACTACGTGCGGACCATGAACTGGGACGCCGGCACCCTGACCGAGGCGTTCGACCGCGAACCGGGGTTCGCTCCGGCATCGTGGCGGTGGGGCCTCGGCTGGCTGGGTGGCACCCCGATTCAGCAGGAAACGCGCCAGCACTTCGACGTCAACGGCATGCACGGCTGGGCACGCGACGGCACCGATGGAGAGCCGGTCGCCGCCCTCCCGGAGGACGCCGAGCGCTGGCAGCTCGACATGTGGATCAACCCCCACGGCTTCCTGAAGGCGGCGCAGAAGCCGGGGGCGAACCCGCATGCCACGTGGCGTTGGGAGCTCGGGGAGATGGGACGCGACGGCGTCACGGTGCGGCCCGAGAAGATGTGGATCGTCTCGATCACGGTGATGGACAAATACCGCGTCGACGCCACCATCAACAGCGAGAACCTGTTGCAGCGGATTCACACCTGGGTGGGCGATCCGGTGCTCGGCAACATGAATTACGAACACGAGTTCACCAACGCCAGCTATATTGACGTCGGAGACGGGATCCGGTTTCCCACCGGCTGGCATCACCACCAGGGGTGGGACGACAACTTCCAGACGCAGAGCGTCAACGCCGGTCATAACGCGTTCAACGCCACTCTGGCGGACATCACCGTGAACGGCGATGACTGCATGGCCCCGGTCGAGGTGCCCTCCCCGGTGCGGGACGCCACCTTCCCGATGACGGTCGAGACCGACGAGCTAGCCGAAGGCGTCTGGCTGATGGGCGGCGGCTCGCACAACAGCGTGGCGGTGGAGTTCGACGACTTCATTGCGGTAGTGGAGGCTCCGGTCAGCGAGGCACGCAGCCTCGCAGTGATCGAGGAGGTCGTCCGCCTCGTGCCGGACAAGCCAATCCGCTTCCTCGTCAACACGCACCAGCACCACGACAGCATCGGCGGACTGCGCACCTACATGCACATCGGGGCAACTATCGTCACGCACTGGCAGAACCACGAGTTCTATACCCGCGACGTGCTCAACTACGCCCCGCGGACGCTGCTGCCTGACATGGTGTCGCTCTGGCCGCCCACCGAGCTGGCCGAGGGCTACCAGTACGAAGTGATCCGGGAGAACTACTGGCTGACCGACAAGTCAGGCTCCCAGCGCATGCACATCAGCTACGTCCATCCGCTCCGCCACGTGGAGGGGATGCTGATGGCGTACCTGCCGGACGAGCGGATCCTGATCGAGGCGGACATCTACAATCCGCCGCGCCCCGGCGCGCCCGGCGCGCGAGAACCGAACGCCGATCACCGCAGCCTGTTCCGGCAGGTCGAGAGGTTCGGCTTCGACGTCGAAACGATCGTTCCAATCCACGGAGATCCCGTCCCGTGGAGCCAGTTCGAGTCCTTCGTCGGGGCGCGCTAG
- a CDS encoding SMP-30/gluconolactonase/LRE family protein, translating into MHSWRRASRRSVTRSGTRTRRRGTGDRIAGGRSAGAGEDAMTSMHLNVPVQGLALASVAAVMLAGCGAAEAPSPAEPAPADEPAVSSSRAVEAAAAISFTEGPTVDEAGAVYFTDLRVNSRILRMDPDGTVTTFREPSNGANGLIFDGEWRLLAAEAGNGADIPPRISRTTIDTGEIEVLADAFEGLGLHRPNDLTIDGQGRVYFTDRPDLGVPPDPDKTNVHGVYRIDPDGTVARILTEPEVLRPNGIVISPDDTTLYVIETEQQEGGARMIRAFDLAPDGTASNSRVFHDFYPGRSGDGMTIDSEGNLYVAAGLNRLRGTSETLDTVAGIHVFSPSGELMEHIPIPEDTITNAAFGGDDLRTLYVTSGKTLFRIRTDITGTRR; encoded by the coding sequence ATGCATTCCTGGAGGCGGGCATCGCGCAGGAGTGTTACGCGCTCTGGGACGAGAACGCGGCGGCGTGGGACTGGTGATCGGATTGCCGGCGGTAGAAGTGCCGGCGCGGGAGAGGACGCGATGACCTCAATGCACCTGAACGTGCCAGTTCAAGGACTGGCTCTAGCATCGGTGGCGGCCGTAATGCTGGCCGGTTGCGGGGCGGCGGAGGCCCCGTCGCCAGCCGAACCGGCGCCGGCCGACGAACCTGCCGTCTCATCTTCGCGCGCGGTCGAGGCCGCCGCGGCGATCTCGTTCACCGAGGGCCCGACGGTCGACGAGGCGGGGGCGGTCTACTTCACCGACCTCCGCGTCAACAGCCGGATTCTGAGAATGGACCCGGACGGGACGGTTACGACCTTCCGCGAGCCGAGCAACGGCGCCAACGGCCTCATCTTCGATGGTGAGTGGCGTTTGCTGGCCGCCGAGGCGGGTAACGGGGCGGACATCCCGCCCCGCATCAGCCGGACCACGATCGACACCGGCGAGATCGAGGTGCTGGCCGACGCGTTCGAAGGCCTGGGACTGCACCGGCCGAACGACCTGACGATCGACGGCCAGGGGCGCGTCTACTTTACCGACCGTCCCGACCTGGGCGTGCCGCCCGATCCGGACAAGACGAACGTGCACGGCGTCTACCGGATCGATCCCGACGGCACCGTCGCCCGCATCCTGACCGAGCCGGAGGTGCTTCGCCCGAACGGCATCGTCATCTCTCCTGACGACACCACGCTATACGTCATCGAAACCGAGCAGCAGGAAGGAGGCGCGCGCATGATCCGCGCCTTCGATCTGGCCCCCGACGGCACGGCGAGCAACAGCCGGGTTTTCCACGACTTCTACCCCGGGCGGAGCGGTGACGGCATGACCATCGACAGCGAGGGGAACCTCTACGTGGCCGCCGGACTCAACCGCCTGCGCGGGACCAGCGAGACGCTGGACACGGTCGCCGGCATCCACGTTTTCTCGCCGTCGGGAGAGCTGATGGAGCACATCCCGATCCCGGAGGACACGATCACGAACGCCGCATTCGGCGGCGACGACCTTCGCACTCTCTACGTCACGTCGGGTAAGACGCTCTTCCGCATCCGGACCGACATCACCGGCACGCGCCGCTAG
- a CDS encoding HupE/UreJ family protein produces the protein MRRLVPCVLLVAAFVLAGSGRAVAHPAPFSFVDVRLASLEGGAPELDVTVVVHVWDVAYEFDLDDPALALNPDILRPRGDRLAAIITERLRMLVDGQPITLDGWSDPEPLRERQSVRLRARHRLDDRPGSVEVSTQLFPYDPNHQTFLNVYEDAELMTQAILGGEDTSYEYFTGTRQGVWAVMQRFVPSGVHHILIGPDHILFLIGLLLLGGRVRQLVLVVTAFTIAHSVTLTLAVLEIMTPSARMVEPIIALSIVYVGLDNLLSRGGKDMRVWIALVFGLIHGFGFASVLREMGLPTGAIGWSLFSFNLGVEVGQLTIVVVVAALLGAIRARSPIAGRRLMVAGSVAVALAGAFWFVERVFLSGGIV, from the coding sequence ATGAGGCGACTGGTTCCCTGCGTGCTGCTCGTTGCCGCCTTCGTGTTGGCGGGGTCCGGGCGTGCGGTGGCCCATCCGGCCCCGTTCAGTTTCGTGGACGTCCGACTGGCGTCGCTGGAGGGCGGCGCGCCGGAGCTGGACGTGACCGTGGTGGTCCACGTCTGGGACGTCGCTTACGAGTTCGATCTGGACGATCCGGCGCTCGCGCTCAATCCCGACATCCTCCGCCCGCGCGGCGACCGGCTGGCCGCGATCATCACCGAGCGTCTCCGGATGCTGGTGGATGGGCAACCCATCACGTTGGACGGCTGGTCCGACCCCGAGCCGCTGCGCGAACGCCAATCGGTCCGTCTCCGCGCCCGTCACCGGCTCGACGACCGGCCCGGTTCGGTCGAGGTTTCGACGCAGTTGTTCCCGTACGACCCCAATCACCAGACGTTTCTGAACGTGTACGAGGACGCCGAGCTGATGACGCAGGCGATCTTGGGCGGGGAAGACACCAGCTACGAGTACTTCACGGGGACGCGCCAGGGCGTCTGGGCGGTCATGCAGCGCTTCGTGCCGTCAGGCGTTCACCACATCCTGATTGGCCCGGACCACATCCTCTTCCTGATCGGCCTCCTGCTGCTGGGCGGCCGGGTACGACAGCTCGTGCTCGTCGTGACCGCGTTCACGATCGCGCACTCGGTCACGCTGACCCTCGCCGTGCTCGAGATCATGACGCCCTCGGCCCGGATGGTCGAGCCCATCATTGCGCTCAGCATCGTCTACGTCGGCCTGGACAACCTGCTGTCGCGCGGCGGGAAGGACATGCGGGTCTGGATCGCCCTGGTGTTCGGCCTGATCCACGGCTTCGGATTCGCGAGCGTCCTGCGGGAGATGGGGTTGCCGACCGGTGCGATCGGCTGGTCGCTCTTTTCGTTTAATCTTGGCGTGGAGGTAGGGCAGCTCACGATCGTCGTCGTGGTTGCCGCGCTCCTGGGGGCGATCCGGGCGCGCAGTCCGATCGCGGGCCGGCGCCTGATGGTGGCCGGATCCGTCGCGGTTGCCCTGGCCGGCGCCTTTTGGTTCGTGGAACGGGTCTTTCTGTCGGGGGGAATCGTATGA
- a CDS encoding acyloxyacyl hydrolase, which translates to MAPYLDRRHCLHWAGVAALVLLMALGPDAASAQTPRLAAGNWTRSLAAGWGHGWRYAIPGYGKTESPIRFVALHPQLGRFVTNHLEIYGEGTLLLYDRPATAVSAGLAGLGGRYHVWRDRPWTPYVVGIAGLLWTSLDVPEVDRVFNFQLVYGVGVRTVPPRGPGLILEFRNHHTSNAGTRGENLGLNAATVIAGVHWVLR; encoded by the coding sequence GTGGCGCCCTACCTCGACCGCCGCCACTGCCTTCACTGGGCAGGAGTCGCCGCGCTTGTTCTTCTGATGGCCCTCGGGCCAGATGCGGCCTCGGCCCAGACGCCCCGTCTGGCCGCCGGAAACTGGACGCGCAGCCTGGCCGCCGGCTGGGGCCACGGTTGGCGCTACGCAATTCCCGGCTACGGAAAGACCGAGAGCCCCATCCGTTTCGTTGCTCTCCATCCGCAACTCGGCCGTTTTGTGACCAACCACCTCGAGATCTACGGCGAGGGAACGCTGCTGCTGTACGACCGCCCGGCTACTGCCGTCAGCGCGGGCCTGGCCGGGCTCGGCGGCCGCTATCACGTCTGGCGTGACCGCCCGTGGACGCCCTACGTCGTCGGAATCGCCGGACTGCTATGGACGTCCCTCGACGTGCCGGAGGTCGACCGCGTCTTCAACTTCCAGCTCGTCTACGGGGTTGGGGTCCGCACCGTTCCTCCCCGCGGACCCGGCCTTATTCTGGAGTTCCGCAACCACCACACTTCGAACGCGGGCACCAGGGGAGAGAACCTCGGTCTAAACGCGGCAACGGTCATCGCCGGCGTCCACTGGGTCTTGCGCTAA
- a CDS encoding aminopeptidase, protein MRTSPDRTSATAGGYYRWVRVAGMIALGGVVVCACAGGAPEVDIEPGVPLDLAEARAAAIHDLRYDVRFALPASRSEAIEGHVTATFTWEGTGPVVFDFAAQPEHVHAVRVGGSPVEPDLRNEHLIVPVPGGTGPVTVEVDFTAGDGSLNRQDDFLYTLFVPDRARVAFPLFDQPDLKARFRLQLDVPAGWRAVANGSLASREDGGDRALLTFTETDPISSYLFAFAAGEFEVEEAERDGRRMAMYHRETDLDRVERNAGAVFDLHASALAWLEEYTGIPFPFEKFDFVLVPAFQYGGMEHPGAIFYRADAMLLDESATQNAYLGRASLIAHETAHMWFGDLVTMTWFSDVWMKETFANFLAAKIVNPAFPNVNHELRFLLAHHPAAYGVDRTAGANPIRQPLDNLNEAGTLYGAIIYQKAPIVFAHLERLIGETALRDGLREYLAAHSYGNAGWADLIAILDSRTAEDLAAWSRTWVEESGRPRVGVRLESDGATIERLAVQQADPAEAGRLWNQRLDLRLGYAGEPPETLEVHLRDPEAVVAEAVGRPAPDYVLANGGGLGYGLMALDPRTRDYLLAELPSIDDPLTRAIGWVSLWELLLEGEVDAEALIDLARRALPAETDEQNISRGLGYLTSAYWRYLTPERRTALAPEIEVLLWRGTTEADSRSLAAAWFGAYRNVALSADAVARLERIWREEEAVPGLPLAERDFTALAQGLAVRGVVSSAEILAAERDGIDNPDRRAAFEFVMPALSGERAARDAFFESLGDPANRAREPWVLTALGFLHHPLRARESEPYIRPSLDLLEEIQRTGDIFFPLRWLDATLGGHQSAGAAAIVEQYLADRPDLPPRLRAKVLQAADGLLRAASIVDTPR, encoded by the coding sequence ATGCGCACGAGCCCGGATCGGACTTCTGCAACCGCTGGCGGTTACTATCGGTGGGTGCGGGTTGCCGGGATGATCGCGCTGGGCGGCGTAGTGGTGTGCGCATGTGCGGGAGGGGCGCCGGAGGTCGACATCGAACCCGGCGTGCCGCTCGATCTGGCGGAGGCGCGGGCGGCGGCCATCCACGATCTGCGTTATGACGTCCGGTTCGCCCTGCCGGCGTCGCGCTCCGAGGCGATCGAAGGGCACGTGACGGCGACGTTCACCTGGGAGGGCACCGGGCCCGTCGTCTTTGATTTCGCAGCGCAGCCGGAGCACGTGCACGCGGTTCGCGTCGGAGGCTCGCCGGTAGAGCCGGATCTGCGCAATGAGCATCTGATCGTCCCGGTGCCGGGCGGAACGGGGCCGGTCACCGTCGAGGTCGACTTCACGGCGGGCGACGGGTCGCTCAACCGCCAGGACGACTTTCTCTACACCCTGTTCGTGCCGGACCGCGCACGCGTTGCCTTTCCGCTCTTCGATCAGCCCGACCTGAAGGCGCGGTTCCGGCTGCAGCTCGACGTGCCGGCCGGTTGGCGGGCGGTGGCCAACGGATCGCTGGCCTCACGCGAGGATGGCGGCGACAGGGCGCTCCTGACGTTCACCGAAACCGACCCGATCAGCAGCTATCTCTTCGCCTTCGCGGCGGGCGAGTTCGAGGTGGAGGAAGCCGAGCGCGACGGCCGGCGGATGGCGATGTATCACCGGGAGACCGATCTCGACAGGGTCGAGCGCAATGCCGGCGCCGTCTTCGACCTGCACGCGTCAGCCCTGGCGTGGCTGGAAGAGTACACCGGCATTCCGTTCCCGTTCGAGAAGTTCGATTTCGTGCTGGTGCCAGCCTTCCAGTACGGCGGGATGGAACACCCCGGCGCCATCTTCTACCGCGCTGACGCGATGCTGCTCGACGAGAGCGCCACACAGAACGCGTATCTCGGGCGGGCCAGCCTGATTGCGCACGAGACGGCCCATATGTGGTTCGGCGACCTGGTCACCATGACCTGGTTCAGCGACGTCTGGATGAAGGAGACCTTCGCCAACTTCCTGGCGGCGAAGATCGTCAATCCCGCCTTCCCGAACGTGAACCACGAGCTGCGTTTCCTGCTCGCGCACCATCCGGCGGCCTACGGCGTCGACCGCACCGCCGGGGCCAACCCCATCCGGCAGCCGCTCGACAACCTGAACGAGGCGGGCACCCTCTACGGAGCCATCATCTATCAGAAGGCGCCGATAGTCTTTGCCCACCTGGAGAGGTTGATCGGCGAGACCGCATTGCGCGACGGATTGCGCGAGTACCTCGCGGCCCATTCCTATGGCAACGCAGGCTGGGCCGACCTGATCGCGATACTGGACAGTCGGACAGCCGAGGATCTGGCGGCTTGGAGCCGAACGTGGGTGGAAGAGAGCGGCCGGCCGCGTGTCGGCGTGCGGCTGGAGAGCGACGGGGCGACAATCGAGCGCCTCGCGGTGCAGCAGGCTGACCCCGCGGAAGCGGGACGTCTCTGGAACCAGCGACTGGATCTGCGGCTGGGGTACGCCGGCGAGCCGCCGGAGACCCTGGAGGTTCACTTGCGAGACCCGGAGGCGGTTGTTGCCGAGGCGGTCGGGCGTCCGGCTCCCGACTACGTTCTGGCCAACGGCGGCGGCCTCGGTTACGGGCTCATGGCGCTCGACCCGCGCACGCGCGACTACCTGCTGGCGGAACTGCCGAGCATCGACGACCCGCTGACACGGGCCATCGGTTGGGTGTCCCTCTGGGAGTTGCTTCTGGAGGGTGAAGTCGACGCCGAGGCGTTGATCGATCTTGCCCGTCGCGCGCTGCCGGCGGAGACCGACGAGCAGAACATCTCACGTGGCCTCGGCTATCTGACCTCGGCCTACTGGCGCTACCTGACGCCGGAGCGCCGGACGGCGCTCGCGCCGGAGATCGAGGTGCTGCTGTGGCGCGGGACCACCGAGGCGGACAGCCGCAGTCTGGCCGCGGCCTGGTTCGGCGCCTACCGCAACGTGGCCCTCTCCGCGGACGCGGTGGCTCGTCTGGAGCGCATCTGGCGGGAAGAGGAAGCAGTGCCCGGCCTGCCGCTCGCCGAGCGGGACTTCACGGCGCTCGCCCAGGGGCTTGCGGTTCGGGGAGTGGTGTCCAGCGCCGAGATCCTCGCGGCGGAGCGAGACGGAATCGACAATCCGGATCGGCGTGCGGCGTTCGAGTTCGTGATGCCGGCGCTGTCCGGTGAACGCGCCGCGCGGGATGCTTTCTTCGAGTCGCTTGGCGATCCCGCCAACCGGGCCCGCGAACCCTGGGTGCTGACCGCGCTGGGCTTCCTGCATCACCCGCTGCGGGCGCGCGAATCGGAACCCTACATCCGGCCGAGCCTCGACCTCCTGGAAGAGATCCAGCGGACCGGCGATATCTTCTTCCCCCTGCGCTGGCTCGATGCGACGCTGGGTGGGCACCAGTCGGCGGGCGCGGCCGCCATCGTCGAGCAGTACCTGGCCGACCGCCCGGATCTCCCGCCCCGTCTCCGCGCCAAGGTGCTGCAGGCGGCCGACGGGCTTCTGCGCGCGGCCAGCATCGTCGACACGCCTCGGTGA
- a CDS encoding DUF3291 domain-containing protein, producing the protein MRTPLRRPARSSRQPAPTDSNRQRLQKSDPGSCAYDTDVELAQTNLAWMRYPLEDPRMAPMRDEIDRINRIGDDSPGFVWRFQTEAGDATGVRVLDDPRVLFNLSIWRSVADLRRYVYQTEHVDFLRRRREWFLPPPKAPLAMWWIADGERPTTTEAMARLERLWRDGPAPDAFTLKVAYGADGSLLR; encoded by the coding sequence ATGCGCACACCACTACGCCGCCCAGCGCGATCATCCCGGCAACCCGCACCCACCGATAGTAACCGCCAGCGGTTGCAGAAGTCCGATCCGGGCTCGTGCGCATACGATACCGACGTGGAACTCGCCCAGACGAATCTGGCGTGGATGCGGTATCCCCTCGAAGACCCGCGGATGGCGCCGATGCGGGACGAGATCGATCGCATCAACCGGATCGGCGACGACTCGCCCGGCTTCGTCTGGCGGTTTCAGACCGAGGCGGGAGACGCGACCGGCGTGCGCGTCCTCGATGACCCGAGGGTCCTCTTCAACCTGTCGATCTGGCGATCCGTCGCGGACCTGCGACGCTACGTTTATCAGACGGAGCATGTGGATTTCCTTCGGCGCCGCCGCGAGTGGTTCCTGCCCCCTCCGAAGGCGCCGCTGGCGATGTGGTGGATCGCCGACGGCGAACGGCCGACGACCACCGAGGCGATGGCACGGCTCGAACGGCTCTGGCGCGACGGCCCGGCGCCGGACGCGTTCACGTTGAAGGTCGCGTACGGGGCAGATGGATCCCTGCTTCGGTAG
- a CDS encoding PQQ-binding-like beta-propeller repeat protein, whose translation MALRERGRYAIVAGMRTVIHLAVLVLLLAVTALGLGWAGQAQGPPDTDWSTYLGDVGRRHYSPLEQITRENVDRLELAWTYDSGELRPGNSTMYTSPLVVDGVLYGLSPTLTAFALDAATGEELWRYDPGLDGAPQRGLMWWERETPSGTVARLFFTGNDSLVALDPAAGQPVIDFGENGIMNLSATMERDGPLRVTVPGIVFEDLLVFGFSTSEAADALPGAISAYSAIDGSLVWRHHNVPRTGEPGSETWADGSLEVAGGANTWTGMALDAERGLLFAPTGSATPDFYGASRVGDNLFANSVLAIDVRTGERRWHYQTIRHDVWDRDLPSPPTLVQLERDGRTIDAVAVTSKSGHLFLFDRETGESLYDIGEVTAPPSDIPGEVVVTTQPESSIALTRQRFEMTTRSQESIDFVSAIWDRLDQRPWAPPSLQGSMMYPGYDGGQEWGGSAFDPATHRLIVNSSEIGAILQLYEIPVGFSARAVYAENCGACHGADRAGNEVGPGLIDIDDRLTAREINDVVRNGRGRMNGFAHLDEVEIRAAIRYIRNPEEEEDLPPSTEVDYAFGGYTWLRDQDGLPGNRSPWGTLTSVDLATGNFDWQVPFGDYPQTIGQGLGSESYGGPVVTASGLIFIAATPDRRIRAFDTRDGSELWHADLPAAGFSTPAVYAAGGRQFVVIAAGGGRMGPPSSAEYYAFALPD comes from the coding sequence ATGGCTTTGCGCGAGCGCGGACGGTACGCGATAGTGGCCGGCATGAGAACTGTCATCCACCTGGCGGTCCTGGTGTTGCTTCTCGCCGTCACGGCGCTCGGGCTTGGGTGGGCCGGACAGGCGCAGGGACCGCCCGATACGGACTGGTCGACGTACCTGGGCGACGTGGGGCGGCGTCACTACTCGCCGCTGGAGCAGATTACGCGCGAGAACGTCGATCGGCTCGAGCTGGCCTGGACCTACGACTCCGGCGAGCTGCGCCCCGGCAACTCGACGATGTACACCAGCCCGCTCGTCGTCGATGGCGTCCTGTACGGCCTGTCGCCGACACTCACCGCCTTCGCCCTTGACGCCGCTACCGGCGAGGAGCTCTGGCGCTACGACCCGGGCCTCGACGGCGCGCCCCAGCGCGGGCTGATGTGGTGGGAGCGCGAGACCCCCAGCGGCACCGTCGCGCGGCTGTTCTTCACCGGGAACGACTCCCTCGTCGCGCTCGATCCGGCGGCCGGACAACCGGTTATCGACTTCGGCGAGAACGGCATCATGAACCTGTCGGCCACCATGGAACGGGACGGCCCGCTCCGGGTAACGGTGCCCGGGATCGTCTTCGAGGACCTGCTCGTGTTCGGCTTCTCCACCAGTGAAGCGGCCGACGCGCTGCCCGGCGCGATATCGGCCTACAGCGCCATCGACGGCTCGCTGGTCTGGCGGCACCATAACGTGCCGCGTACGGGAGAGCCGGGCTCGGAAACGTGGGCTGACGGCTCACTGGAGGTGGCGGGCGGCGCCAACACCTGGACCGGCATGGCCCTCGACGCCGAGCGCGGCCTGCTGTTCGCGCCGACCGGATCGGCAACTCCCGACTTCTACGGCGCCTCACGGGTCGGCGACAACCTCTTCGCCAACAGCGTGCTGGCGATTGACGTCCGGACCGGGGAACGGCGCTGGCACTACCAGACGATCAGGCACGACGTGTGGGATCGCGACCTGCCGTCCCCTCCGACCCTCGTGCAACTGGAACGCGACGGCCGGACCATCGACGCGGTCGCGGTCACCAGCAAGTCGGGCCACCTCTTCCTGTTCGACCGCGAGACGGGCGAGTCGCTTTACGACATCGGCGAGGTGACGGCGCCCCCGAGCGACATACCGGGCGAGGTGGTGGTGACGACGCAGCCGGAGTCGTCGATCGCCCTGACGCGGCAGCGCTTCGAGATGACGACCCGCAGCCAGGAATCGATCGACTTCGTGAGCGCAATCTGGGACCGCCTCGATCAGCGGCCCTGGGCGCCGCCCAGCCTGCAGGGATCGATGATGTATCCCGGCTACGACGGGGGCCAGGAATGGGGCGGCTCGGCTTTCGACCCGGCCACCCATCGGCTGATCGTCAATTCGTCCGAGATCGGCGCCATCCTGCAGCTCTACGAGATTCCCGTGGGCTTCAGCGCACGTGCCGTCTATGCCGAGAACTGCGGCGCCTGCCACGGCGCCGACCGGGCCGGCAACGAGGTCGGCCCTGGCCTCATCGACATCGACGACCGGTTGACGGCGCGGGAAATCAACGACGTTGTCCGCAACGGGCGAGGACGCATGAACGGCTTCGCCCATCTGGACGAGGTCGAGATCCGCGCCGCCATCCGGTACATCCGTAATCCGGAGGAGGAAGAGGACCTGCCTCCGTCGACCGAGGTGGACTACGCATTCGGCGGCTACACCTGGCTACGCGATCAGGACGGCCTGCCCGGAAACCGTTCGCCCTGGGGCACGCTGACGTCAGTCGACCTGGCGACGGGCAACTTCGACTGGCAGGTGCCGTTCGGCGACTATCCGCAGACCATCGGTCAGGGCCTCGGTTCCGAGAGTTACGGCGGCCCGGTCGTGACCGCCAGCGGACTGATCTTCATCGCCGCGACGCCGGACCGGAGGATCCGCGCGTTCGACACGCGCGACGGCTCGGAACTGTGGCACGCGGATTTGCCCGCGGCTGGCTTCTCGACGCCGGCGGTCTATGCGGCAGGCGGGCGCCAGTTCGTCGTCATCGCCGCCGGCGGCGGCCGGATGGGACCTCCGTCGAGCGCGGAGTACTACGCCTTCGCGCTGCCCGACTGA
- a CDS encoding MBL fold metallo-hydrolase: MKRILVLGALVMAAGFSVAVNSEQQLTQAALDAAVIEQVRDNLYVITGSSPLNREAFSGGNTGVYVGAEGVTLVDTKLGGWGPALMERIRTVTDKPVTTIINTHTHGDHVGSNMFFPEEVEIVVHENTRLNMAGMDIFAGDGARGLPDRTYNDQLTLGSGADRIELYHFGPGHTSGDTFILYPGLRVLQMGDMFPWQDAPFLDRNNGGSGVEFPETLRKLLDNVDGFDTVIPGHIPVTTPDSLEEYQRFTADLLGAVREAIADGQTAEQAAASIDLTSQYEGYRTERMAAAIQAIYEELGQ, translated from the coding sequence ATGAAGCGGATTCTGGTACTCGGTGCTCTCGTCATGGCGGCCGGTTTCTCGGTCGCCGTCAACTCGGAACAGCAGCTCACACAGGCCGCGCTCGATGCGGCGGTCATCGAGCAGGTGCGCGACAACCTGTACGTCATCACCGGATCGAGCCCGCTGAACCGCGAGGCGTTCAGTGGCGGTAACACCGGCGTCTACGTCGGCGCCGAGGGCGTCACGCTGGTCGACACCAAGCTGGGTGGTTGGGGTCCCGCGCTCATGGAGCGGATCCGGACGGTCACCGACAAGCCGGTCACGACGATCATCAACACGCATACGCATGGCGACCATGTCGGCAGCAACATGTTCTTCCCCGAGGAGGTGGAGATCGTCGTCCACGAGAACACCCGCCTGAACATGGCGGGGATGGACATCTTCGCGGGCGACGGGGCGCGCGGGTTGCCGGACCGGACCTACAACGACCAGTTGACGCTGGGATCGGGAGCCGATCGGATCGAGCTGTACCACTTCGGTCCGGGCCATACGAGCGGCGACACGTTCATCCTCTATCCCGGCCTGCGGGTCCTGCAGATGGGCGACATGTTCCCCTGGCAGGATGCGCCGTTCCTCGATCGGAACAACGGCGGCAGCGGCGTCGAGTTCCCCGAGACGCTAAGGAAGCTCCTCGATAACGTGGATGGATTCGACACGGTCATCCCGGGCCATATCCCGGTGACGACGCCCGACAGTCTGGAGGAGTACCAGCGGTTCACGGCGGACCTGCTCGGGGCCGTGCGCGAGGCGATTGCCGACGGCCAGACGGCAGAGCAGGCCGCGGCGTCCATCGACCTGACCAGCCAGTACGAGGGCTACCGGACGGAGCGGATGGCCGCCGCGATCCAGGCCATCTACGAGGAACTGGGCCAGTAG